The Papilio machaon chromosome 25, ilPapMach1.1, whole genome shotgun sequence genome contains a region encoding:
- the LOC106708858 gene encoding uncharacterized protein LOC106708858 yields MGQLPATRTELEFPFLHCSVDYAGPVLIADRKGRGCKLIKSFLAIFVCNAVKACHIELVTDLSSEAYKAALNLFVSRRGKPKSITSDNGTNFVGTSNELAQFLVQSDLEGHMAQEGIEFKFVPAYTPHFNGLAERAVRSTKHHLKRLLQTTHLTYEEMATLLTQIEAVLNSRPLIPFSTDPTDFSALTPAHFLIGRSLMTVPQPQVPDVSITRLERYRRIELLKQHFWRRFCNEYVTLLQQKLKWHSSKSELKLGSLVLVKEKALPPLLWCLGRVIQLYPGSDGTARVAELKTRRGTIRRAFNNICPLPDF; encoded by the coding sequence ATGGGCCAATTACCAGCCACCCGTACGGAACTGGAGTTTCCTTTCTTACACTGTAGTGTTGACTATGCAGGGCCAGTGTTAATAGCAGATCGAAAGGGCAGAGGCTGCAAACTCATTAAGTCATTTTTGGCAATTTTCGTTTGCAACGCAGTAAAGGCTTGTCATATCGAGCTCGTTACGGATTTATCCAGCGAGGCTTACAAAGCTGcattaaatctttttgtttctCGCAGGGGGAAGCCCAAAAGCATCACGTCCGACAATGGGACAAACTTCGTCGGCACTTCCAACGAGCTGGCTCAATTTCTGGTTCAGTCCGACCTTGAAGGTCACATGGCTCAGGAAggcattgaatttaaatttgtgcCTGCCTATACACCTCATTTCAACGGACTCGCCGAAAGAGCCGTGCGCTCTACAAAGCATCATCTTAAGCGGTTACTGCAAACCACTCATCTTACTTATGAGGAAATGGCGACTTTACTCACTCAAATAGAAGCTGTTTTAAATTCTCGCCCTCTCATTCCCTTTTCCACTGATCCTACAGATTTTTCCGCTCTAACCCCTGCTCACTTCTTAATTGGACGCTCGCTTATGACTGTTCCGCAACCACAGGTGCCTGATGTCAGCATCACCCGCCTGGAGCGATATAGGAGGATTGAGCTTTTGAAGCAGCACTTTTGGAGGCGCTTCTGTAATGAATATGTAACTCTTTTGCAACAAAAGCTTAAGTGGCATTCTTCAAAATCCGAGTTGAAACTTGGTTCTCTCGTCCTCGTGAAGGAGAAAGCTCTCCCGCCATTGCTTTGGTGCTTGGGACGCGTCATTCAGCTTTATCCTGGCAGCGACGGCACCGCTAGAGTCGCTGAACTGAAGACAAGGAGAGGCACCATTCGAAGGGCATTTAATAACATCTGTCCCCTTCCAGATTTTTGA
- the LOC106711127 gene encoding gloverin-like: protein MKFVYALFCFIAAVAAQDILLESYPVWYITPQDPIEQYQRHRRDVTFDHKTDNGRVFGTLGQNDAGLFGKGGYEHNFFDDHRGKLDGQAYGTRVLGPYGDSSHLGGALNWRNDNAAASLDVSKMIHGPTSVRAGAGGAWPVGKNGDFSLQGTYGKTGGYNSEFGGLAKYNYRF, encoded by the exons ATGAAGTTCGTATAcgcattgttttgttttatcgcCGCAGTCGCAGCTCAGGATATACTGCTGGAAag TTACCCCGTATGGTACATCACACCACAAGATCCAATCGAACAGTACCAAAGACATCGCCGTGACGTCACATTCGATCACAAGACCGACAATGGCCGCGTATTTGGTACACTCGGACAAAACGATGCCGGTCTATTT GGCAAAGGTGGATACGAGCACAATTTCTTTGACGACCACCGCGGTAAGCTGGACGGGCAGGCGTACGGCACGCGGGTGCTCGGCCCCTATGGCGACTCCAGCCACCTCGGCGGGGCCCTTAACTGGCGCAACGACAACGCTGCTGCTTCTCTAGACGTCAGCAAGATGATACATGGACCTACATCC GTGAGAGCTGGCGCGGGTGGTGCGTGGCCTGTCGGTAAGAATGGAGACTTCTCTCTGCAAGGCACGTACGGGAAAACTGGCGGATACAACTCAGAATTCGGTGGCTTGGCTAAGTACAACTATCGATTTTGA